TTCTTTCATCATGGCAAATAAAATCGGCGTGACAACTAAAACGTGAACGGCTGACGTGATCAATCCGCCGATCATCGGCGCCGTGAGCGGTTTCATCACGTCCGAACCCGTTCCGGTTGCCCACATGACAGGAACCAGGCCGATCAAACTGGTGCAGACCGTCATGAGTTTTGGACGTAAGCGCAGTACAGAACCTTCGATGGTGGCTTCGTAAATATCTTTAACCGTTATAGCTCCGCGTTCGCCATTTTGAAACGCACGCAACCGTTTATCCAGAGCCTCATGAAGATACACCACCATCACGACGCCGGTTTCAACGGCGATTCCATATAGCGCAATAAATCCGACCCATACGGCAACTGAAAAATTATAGCCCATGGCGTAAATCATGTACACGCCGCCGATCAACGCAAACGGCACGGACAGCATTACTACAAACGCTTCTTTGTAATCATGAAGCGTGAAATAGAGCAATACAAAAATGATCAAAAAAACAACCGGCATGATGATCGTGATCGTGCGTTGCGCACGCATCTTACTTTCGTATTGTCCGCTCCATGTGTACGAGTAACCGCTCGGAAGTTTTAATTGCGATTCAATCGCGCGTTTGGCGTCATTCATCACACTGCCCATATCTCGGCCGCGCGTATTCATGTACACGATCGAGCGTAACATGCCGTTTTCACTGCTTATCATCGGCGGGCCCGACTGGATCCGAATATCAGCCAATTCTGATAATTGAAGATACAATTTGGCGTTTTGATCGATACGATCGAGCGAAAACGGATTGGTTACAGTTTCATTGGAATTCATCACCGGGTCATTCATACTGTTATTGGCAACAGGACGATAAACCGATTTGGCATTCATCGATGTTGATGCCATTGCCGATCCTGTATTGACCGGAACGATCAGGCTTTTTAGCTCATCAACATTGTTGCGCAGATCACGATCATAACGCATCCGGATAGGGAAGCGCATACGCCCATCGAGTATGGTTCCTAAATTTTGCCCTCCGATAGCCATCTCGATAATATCCTGCACATCCGTAATATTGATTCCATATCGCGCGATAGCCTCGCGTTTAATAGCCATATCAAGATAAAGCCCGTTTTGTACACGCTCGGCAACCACATCGGCCGCGCCGTCAACAGCTTTTAAAATCTGTTCGGCTTTCACGGCATAATATTCGAGCGTATCGAGATTATTGCCGAAAACTTTGAAACCGATATCGGTCCGGACGCCCGTCGCCAACATATTGATTCGGTTTATGATCGGTTGCGTCCATCCGTTGCTGACGCCGGGGATTTGCAACTTGGAATCCAGTTCGTTGATGATATCGCTTTTAGTGATTCCGGGACGCCAGGTATTCTTCGGTTTCAGCAATATGATCGTTTCAATCATGCTTAACGGCGCATTGTCCGTTGCCGTTTCGGCGCGACCGGCTTTACCGAGAACGTGATGCACTTCCGGAATGCTCCGGATAATTTTATCCTGCGTCTGCAAAATTCGGTTAACCTCGGTAATGGATGCGTTGGGCAGAGTGACCGGCATGTAGAGTATTGAGCCTTCGTCGAGCGGCGGCATGAATTCAGAACCGGTATTGAGAATCATCGGAACCGTTGAGATTAAAGCTATCACATTAATTCCGATCGTAATTTTACGGTATTTCAAAACCCATCGAATTACCGGTTCATAAAATTTATTAGTAACTCTGGTAACAGGATTTTCGTTTTCGTTGCGAAATTTACCACGCATCAATAGCGTCATCAGCACTGGGATTAATGTAATGACCACCACCGAAGCGCCGATCATGACGAATGTTTTGGTAAATGCGAGAGGAATAAAAAGCTTACCTTCTTGCCCGGTGAGCAAAAATACTGGCAGAAAAGAGACGAGGATGATCAGTTCAGAAAAGAAAATTGCCCGGCCAACTTGTTTGGCCGATTGAATGGATAAGGTTTTGTAATCTTTAGCGTTTAAATGTCCTTTTTCCTTAATGGCATTGGCAATATTCCGATAAGCGTTTTCGACCATGACAATGGACGAATCTACGATGACGCCGATGGCAAGAATAATTCCACCCAGGCTCATAATATTCGATGTAATTCCGAAAACACGCATCAAAATAAAAGAAAGAAGTACGGCGACCGGAATTTCAATAATGATCCGGAGAATACTTCTAAAATGGAGAAGAAACAGTGCAACCATCAGCGAAACGACGATAGCGGCTTCGATCAACGCGCGATCCAGCGTTCCGATCGCTTCATCAATCAACGTACTGCGATCATACGAAGTCTTAATCTCGACGCCTTCGGGCAAACCATTTTTCAATTCTTCAATTTTTTCTTTGACGCGGTCGATGACGGCTTTTGCATTTTCGCCGTTACGCATTACAATGATGCCGCCGACTACTTGTCCTTGTCCGTCTTTTTCGAGAGAACCGCGGCGAATATCCGCGCCGATCTGGACGGTTGCAACTGTTTTTAAGAAAACAGGAATTCCGTTGGCCGAGTTTTTGACAACAGTGTTTTCAATATCTTCTTTAGTTTGAATGTATCCTTGTCCGCGCACAAAATATTCGGCGGCGCTGGCTTCGACAATTTTACCGCCAACTTCGTTGTTGCTGCGCTGAATGGCATTGACAATATCGGATACGGTAAGATTGAATGCCCGCAGTTTGATCGGATCGATATCAACCTGATATTGCCGGACGTAACCTCCTATACTGGCGACTTCGGCAACGCCTTCAACGGCCGAAAGTTTATAACGAATGTACCAGTCCTGAACGGCGCGTAACGTTCCCAAATCGTAATTTTTTCTTTCGACGGTATACCAAAATACATGCCCGACACCGGTTCCGTCCGGACCCAATGTCGGCGTCACGCCGACAGGTAACTGAGTTTGTACCGTACTGAGTCGTTCGAGTACGCGCGTCCGTGCAAAATAAATATCGGTATTGTCTTCAAATATGACAAAGACGAATGACATACCGAACATCGACGAGGCGCGAACGGCTTTGACATCGGTCAATCCTTGTAAAGACGTTACAATTGGAAAAGTTAATTGCTGCTCAACCACTTCCGGCGAACGCCCCATCCATTCCGTGAAAATGATGACTTGATTTTCGGAGAGATCGGGGATAGCGTCAACCGGTAAATTCGAAACGGAATATATTCCGAATCCTGTCAGGATGAGATATGCGAGAATGACGATAAAACGATTCTTGGCCGACCAATCTATAATTTTTTCTATCATAC
The DNA window shown above is from bacterium and carries:
- a CDS encoding CusA/CzcA family heavy metal efflux RND transporter, whose protein sequence is MIEKIIDWSAKNRFIVILAYLILTGFGIYSVSNLPVDAIPDLSENQVIIFTEWMGRSPEVVEQQLTFPIVTSLQGLTDVKAVRASSMFGMSFVFVIFEDNTDIYFARTRVLERLSTVQTQLPVGVTPTLGPDGTGVGHVFWYTVERKNYDLGTLRAVQDWYIRYKLSAVEGVAEVASIGGYVRQYQVDIDPIKLRAFNLTVSDIVNAIQRSNNEVGGKIVEASAAEYFVRGQGYIQTKEDIENTVVKNSANGIPVFLKTVATVQIGADIRRGSLEKDGQGQVVGGIIVMRNGENAKAVIDRVKEKIEELKNGLPEGVEIKTSYDRSTLIDEAIGTLDRALIEAAIVVSLMVALFLLHFRSILRIIIEIPVAVLLSFILMRVFGITSNIMSLGGIILAIGVIVDSSIVMVENAYRNIANAIKEKGHLNAKDYKTLSIQSAKQVGRAIFFSELIILVSFLPVFLLTGQEGKLFIPLAFTKTFVMIGASVVVITLIPVLMTLLMRGKFRNENENPVTRVTNKFYEPVIRWVLKYRKITIGINVIALISTVPMILNTGSEFMPPLDEGSILYMPVTLPNASITEVNRILQTQDKIIRSIPEVHHVLGKAGRAETATDNAPLSMIETIILLKPKNTWRPGITKSDIINELDSKLQIPGVSNGWTQPIINRINMLATGVRTDIGFKVFGNNLDTLEYYAVKAEQILKAVDGAADVVAERVQNGLYLDMAIKREAIARYGINITDVQDIIEMAIGGQNLGTILDGRMRFPIRMRYDRDLRNNVDELKSLIVPVNTGSAMASTSMNAKSVYRPVANNSMNDPVMNSNETVTNPFSLDRIDQNAKLYLQLSELADIRIQSGPPMISSENGMLRSIVYMNTRGRDMGSVMNDAKRAIESQLKLPSGYSYTWSGQYESKMRAQRTITIIMPVVFLIIFVLLYFTLHDYKEAFVVMLSVPFALIGGVYMIYAMGYNFSVAVWVGFIALYGIAVETGVVMVVYLHEALDKRLRAFQNGERGAITVKDIYEATIEGSVLRLRPKLMTVCTSLIGLVPVMWATGTGSDVMKPLTAPMIGGLITSAVHVLVVTPILFAMMKEHALKKGTLEISKMADWMK